GGGGACGTCCTCGGCCTGGTCGCCGAGCGCGAAGTACGCGATGTCGGTGATCGCGCCGACCGGCTCGTCGACCCAGTGCACGTGCACGCGCGCCCCGGTGCTGATGCCCGAAGGGCCAGCAGCTCCGACATCGACGGCGTGCAGCAGCGCGGTGTCGGCGCCGTCCAGCTTGATCAGGGCCCACGCGAATGCGCGGTCCAGCGGCTGGCCCTCGAGAGGCTCGGGCTGCCACGTCCACGACACCACGGTGCCGACGCTGGCCACCGGTACGATCTCGGTCAGCTGTTCGTAGGTGACGGGGTCGTATTCGGCCGGGGGGACGTGCACCCGGCCGTCGGATCCCCGGGTGCCCACGACGCGGCGCTCACGAAGTGCGGTGAAGAACTGGCTGAGGATCGGCCCGACCGAACGGGTGTAGTCGAAGGACAGTTTCAACGGTGCGGACAGCGGAGGCTCATGGTCCGCGATCTGCGCCGGGCTGCTCTGGCTGGCGGTCACAGCATCGAGTAGAACAGGTTCTAACCTTCGTTCGCAAGGACGGGTCGCAACACGAAAGGCAATCTCATGAAGCTGGGCCTGCAGTTGGGTTACTGGGGTGCGCACGCACCCTCCAATCACGCCGAACTGGTGGCGGCCGCCGAGGACGCCGGGTTCGACACCGTCTTCACCGCCGAGGCCTGGGGATCGGACGCCTACACGCCGCTGGCGTGGTGGGGCCGCGAGACCAGCCGGCTGCGTCTGGGCACGTCCGTCGTGCAGTTGTCGGCGCGCACGCCCACGGCCTGTGCGATGGCCGCGCTGACGCTGGACCACCTCTCGGGCGGGCGGCACATCCTGGGTCTGGGCGTCTCGGGCCCGCAGGTGGTGGAGGGCTGGTACGGCCAGAAGTTCCCGAAGCCGTTGGCCCGCACGCGTGAGTACATCGACATCATCCGCCAGGTCTGGGCCCGCGAAGCGCCCGTGACGAGCGCGGGTCCGCACTATCCGCTCCCGCTGTCGGGGGAGGGCACCACCGGTCTGGGCAAGGCGCTCAAGCCGATCACGCATCCGCTTCGCGCCGACATTCCGATCATGCTGGGCGCTGAGGGGCCCAAGAACGTGGCGTTGGCCGCGGAGATCTGCGACGGGTGGCTGCCGATCTTCTACTCGCCGCGGTTGGCGCCGATGTACAACGAATGGCTCGACGAGGGCTTCGCCCGCCCGGGCGCGCGTCGTTCGCGTGAGGACTTCGAGATCTGCGCGACGGCCCAGGTGGTCGTCACCGAGGACCGTCCGGCCGTGTTGGAGCTGATCAAGCCGCACCTGGCGCTCTACATGGGCGGTATGGGCGCCGAAGACACCAACTTCCACGCCGACGTCTACCGCCGGATGGGCTACTCCGAGGTGGTCGACGACGTCACCAAGCTCTTCCGGGCGGGCCGCAAGGACGAGGCGGCCAAGGTCATCCCCGACGAACTCGTCGACGACGCCGCGATCGTCGGCGATGTGGACTACGTCCGTAAGCAGATCGCCGCCTGGGAAGCCGCTGGAGTGACCATGATGGTGGTCGGGGCTCGCTCAACCGAGCAGATCCGCGACCTCGTCGCGTTGATGTAACGACAGACTGGACACTTGTTGCGCACTGTCTAGAACGCGTTCTAGATTGGCGTGATGCCGGACACATCGCAACACACGATCCAGGGCACCGTGCTGACGATGCCGGTGCGGATCCGCAGGGCCGACAACCACGTGGCGGTGTTCACCGTGCCGTTGGAGGCCGCGCAGAAGATGATCGATTACAGCGGGCTGGAGGCGTACCCGTTTCTGCCCGGCAAGGCCGTCGTGATGCTGATGCTGGTGCGCTACCACGACGGAGACCTCGGTAAGTACCACGAGTTCGGCACCGCCGTGATGGTCAATCCGCGCGGTGCGCGCCTCAAGGGACCCGCGGCGTTCGGGTCCGCGGCCGCGTTCATCCACCATCTGCCGGTGAATCAGGGGTTCACGCTCGAGGCCGGTCGGTCGATCTGGGGATTCCCGAAGATCATGGCCGACTTCACGGTGCGTGAGGACCGCGGGTTCGACTTCGACGTCTCGGAGAACGGCCAGCTGATCGCCGGGATCGAGTTTGGGGCCGGACTGCCGCTGCCGTCGCGGTTGACGTCCGCGCCGCGGACCATGACGCAGTACAGCCACCTCGACGGTGTCACGCGCGAAATCGTTTCGGAGATGCGTAATTCCGGTATGCGGGTGCGCCTCGGTGGAGCGCGGCTGCGGCTCGGCAGCCACCCCTACGCAGACGAACTCCGCGCGCTTGGCCTGCCCAAGCGCGCGTTCGCCACGCAATCGTCGGCCAACGTCGAGATGACCTTCGGCGACGCCACCGAGATCACGAGGGAGTCCAACAACTCATGACGGTAACCGTTCTCGATGTGGACCTGACCGACGGAAACTTCTATGCCAGCGGTGAGGCACGCGACGCCTACAAGTGGATGCGGGCCAACCAGCCGGTGTTCCGGGATCGCAACGGATTGGCCGCGGCCGCCAGCTATCAAGCCGTTCTCGACGCCGAGCGCAACCCCGAACTGTTCTCCAGCACAGGCGGTATCCGGCCGGATCAGCCCGGTATGCCCTACATGATCGACATGGACGACCCCGCGCACGTGCTGCGGCGCAAGCTGGTCAACGCCGGGTTCACCCGCAAGCGCGTCATGGACCGGTTGCCGTCGATCGAGCAGTTGTGCGACACCCTGATCGACGGGGTGATCGAACGGGGCGAATGCGACTATGTCCGCAGCATCGCCGCACCGCTGCCCATGGCCGTGATCGGAGACATGCTCGGGGTGCGGCCCGAGGAACGCGACATGCTGCTCAAGTGGTCCGACGATCTGGTGTGCGGGCTGAGTTCGCACCTCGACGAGTCGGCTGTGCAGTCGCTCATGGAGACCTTCGCGGCCTACACGGCGTTCACCATGGACGTCATCGCCAAGCGGCGCGCCGAGCCCACCGACGACCTCTTCTCGGTGCTGGTGAACTCTGAGGTCGAGGGTTCGCGGATGTCCGACGACGAGATCGTCATGGAGACCCTGCTGCTCCTGATCGGCGGCGACGAGACCACGCGGCACACCCTGTCCGGTGGCACCGAACAGCTTCTGCGGCACCGCGATCAGTGGGACAGCCTGGTGGCCGATCCGTCCCTGCTCCCCGGCGCGATCGAGGAGATGCTGCGCTGGACCTCGCCCGTGAAGAACATGTGCCGGACCCTGACCGCCGACACCGAGTTCCACGGCACGTCGCTGAAGGCCGGCGAGAAGATCATGCTGATGTTCGAGTCGGCGAACTTCGACGAGTCGGTGTTCGGTGATCCCGACGAGTTCCGCATCGATCGGAATCCGAACAGCCACTTGGCCTTCGGCTTCGGAACGCATTTCTGTCTGGGCAACCAGCTGGCCCGGCTGGAGCTGCGGATCATGCTCGAGCATGTGCTGCGGCGGATGCCGGACCTGCGGCTGGTCGATGAGGATCGCCTGCCGCTGCGGCCCGCGAACTTCGTCAGCGGGCTTGAGGAGATGCCGGTGGTCTTCACCCCGGGGGTTCTTTCTTAGCTCTCCCGTCGCCTTAGCTCTCCCGTCGCCACGGGTCGTCCCCGGCTGGCCCCCTCCCGTCGCTTGGCAACCCTCCCGGCGTCAAACTGTGCGAAATTGCAGGCCTTTCAACGAAAAAGCCTACAATTCCGCACATTTCACCACGTCTTGGGGCATCCCCGCGAGATCAGCGCCGCACCCACGCGATCGTAGAGCCACTCCACGCGGTTGTGCAGGATCCCGGCATTGACTCGGACGTCGATCCAGCCGAGCTCCGGCAGATACCCGTACCTCTCGATGTCCCTGCGGCGCTGCCGGGGGTCGGTCCAGTGGTGCGCACCGTCGAAGTCGACCCCCACCTGGTACTCACGCCAGCCCATGTCGAGGACCGCGAAGATCTCGCCGTGCTCATCGAGCACCACGATCTGCGTCTCCGGTTTGGGAAAGCCGCGCTGCACCAGCAGGTACCGAGTCAGCGACTCATAGGGTGACTCGGCGCCGCCGTCGACCAGCGGCAGGGTCGTACACAGTTTGCCCAAGCCCCATGCGCGGGGGTGCGCGGCGATCAGCGGTTCGATGTCCTCGGCCTTGACCTGCGTGGCGTTCATGAGGGCGTCGATCCGCTGCACAGCGGCGACCCCCTTGAGGCGACGGCCGAGGTCGAATACGGTGCGCTCTGGCGTGGTGAGTCGCATGCCGGCCCTCCGGGCGACCTCGCCCGGCAGCAGAGTGTCGGTGTGCACCACCAGTCCTGCGGGTGCGCGACGGTTGGTGTGTGCGAGTTCGGCGGGTTCGGATGCGTCGATCCACTTGGCGCCGTGCATCGCGGAGGCGGACAGGCCCGCGAGTACGCCTTTTCGGCGCGACCACTGCCACGCTGCTTCGGCTCGCAGTCATTGCGACGTCGCGGCCCACCCACACGCCCGGGTACACCGGCACGTGCCGTCGGTGCAGGCCGTCACGGTTGACAAGGCCAGCGGCCACGGCCTCGGAGGCGCGAAAGGGCCGATTGAACTGCTGCATGCCCGCACTGTGTCAGCCCCGGCGGAATCCGGCCGACCGCCATCCACAGGCGGGCAAAATGTGCGGAATTGCAGGCTTTTTCGACGAAAAGCCTGCAATTCCGCACAAGACTGGGGGTGGCAGGGAAAGCCCCTACTTCATCTTGAAGTTCGGCGCCCGCTTCTCCTTGAACGCCAACGGGCCCTCCTTGGCGTCATCGGACAGGAACACCGGGATGCCGTTGGCGGTGTCGGGCTTGAACGCCTCGTTCTCGTGCATGCCCTCGGTCTCGCGAATGGTCTTCAGGATCGCCTGCACGGCCAGCGGACCGTTGTTGTTGATCACCTCGGCGATCTCCAGCGCCTTGTCCAACGCCGAACCGTCGGGCACCACATAGCCGATCAGGCCGTACGACAGCGCCTCGGCCGCGGTGATGTGCCGTCCGGTGAGCAGCAGATCGCACGCGATCGTGTAGGGAATCTGACGCACCAGGCGCACCGCCGACCCGCCCATCGGGTACAGGCTCCACTTGGCTTCGGAGATGCCGAACTTGGCGCTCTCACCGGCGATGCGGATGTCGGTGCCCTGCAGGATCTCGGTGCCGCCTGCGATCGCCGGACCCTCGACGGCCGCGATCAGCGGCTTGGTCAGGCGCCGGCCCTTGAGCAGACCGTCGATGCGCGACGGGTCGTAGCTGCCGTCCTTGAACGAATCTCCCGGCGGCTTCTTGGTCGCGGACTTGAGGTCCATGCCCGCGCAGAAGTAGCCGCCGGCCCCGGTCAGGATGCAGGTCCGGATGTCCGGATCGTTGTCGACGCGGTCCCACGCCTCGACCATGATCGAGAGCATCTCAGTCGAGAGAGCGTTACGGGCCTCCGGCCGGTTCAACGTGACGATCAGGGTGTGTCCACGCTGTTCAACGAGGGCGTCGGGTCCTTTTTCAGGCTCGCTCACCGGGGCCCACCTTCCTGCATCATTGCCAGAAACTTGTCACGAAATGTAACACGTTCTAGTTTAGGGCCATGGCCTTGAACATCGCGGATCTCGCCGAGCATGCCATCGATGCCGTGCCGGACCGTGTCGCACTCATCTGCGGCGACCAGAAGCTGACCTATGCCGAACTCGAGGAGAAAGCCAACCGCCTGGCGCACTACCTCATCGACCAGGGCGTCAAGAAGGACGACAAAGTCGGCCTGTACTGCCGAAACCGCATCGAGATCGTCGTCGCGATGCTCGGCATCGTCAAAGCCGGCGCGATCCTCGTCAACGTCAACTTCCGCTACGTCGAGGGCGAGCTGAAGTACCTGTTCGAGAACTCCGACATGGTCGCGCTGGTGCATGAGCGGCGCTACGCCGACCGCGTGACCAACGTGCTCCCGGAGACTCCGAACATCAAGACCGTCCTGGTGGTCGAGGACGGCTCCGACGACGACTACCAGCGCTACGGCGGTGTCGAGTTCGAGGCCGCGCTGGCGCAGGCCTCGCCGGACCGCGACTTCGGCCCGCGCAGCGAGGACGACATCTACCTGCTCTACACCGGTGGCACCACGGGCTTCCCCAAGGGCGTCATGTGGCGCCATGAGGACATCTACCGAGTCCTGTTCGGCGGCACCGACTTTGCGACGGGCGAGCCGATCGCCGACGAGTACGGACTGGCCAAGCAGGCCAAGGAGAACGCGCCGATGGTGCGTCTGCCGATCCCGCCGATGATCCACGGTGCCACGCAGTCGGCCACCTGGATGGCGCTGTTCTCCGGCCAGACCGTCGTGCTCGCACCGGAGTTCGACGCCGATCAGGTGTGGCGGATGATCCACGAGCACAAGGTGAACCTGCTGTTCTTCACCGGTGACGCGATGGCCCGCCCGCTTCTGGACGCCCTTCTGGCACATCAGGACGCCGGTAACGAGTACGACCTGTCGTCGCTGTTCCTGCTCGCCAGCACGGCCGCGCTGTTCTCCACGAGCCTCAAGGAGAAGTTCCTCGAACTGCTGCCCAACCGCATCATCACCGACTCGATCGGATCGTCGGAGACGGGATTCGGCGGCACCAGCATCGTGGCCAAGGGCGAGTCGCACACCGGCGGTCCCCGTGTCACGATCGACAAGAACACCGTCGTGCTCGACGAGGACGGCAACGAGGTCAAGCCTGGTTCCGGGGTGCGCGGCATCATCGCCAAGCGCGGCCACATTCCCGTCGGCTACTACAAGGACGAGAAGAAGACCGCCGAGACGTTCCAGACGATCAACGGCGTGCGCTACGCGATCCCGGGCGACTACGCCGAGGTCGAGGCCGACGGCAGCGTGACGATGCTCGGCCGCGGATCGGTGTCGATCAACAGCGGCGGCGAGAAGATCTACCCCGAAGAGGTCGAGGCCGCGCTCAAGGGCCACCCCGACGTGTTCGACGCACTGGTCGTCGGCGTGCCCGACGAGCGGTTCGGCCAACATGTCGCCGCCGTCGTGCAACCGCGTGAGGGCACCCGCCCGACGCTCGCCGAACTCGATGCCTTCGCCCGTACTCAGATCGCGGGATACAAAGTGCCGCGCAGCCTTTGGCTGGTCGACGAGGTCAAGCGGTCACCCGCGGGCAAGCCCGACTACCGATGGGCCAAGGACACCACCGAGGAGCGGACCGCAGACGAAGTGCATGCCAACCACGTGGGAGCCAAAGCCTGATGAAAACAGAACTGACGGAAAGGTTCGGGATCGAATACCCGATCTTCGTCTTCACGCCGTCGGAGAAGGTCGCGGCCGCGGTCAGCAAGGCCGGTGGACTGGGCGTGCTCGGCTGCGTCCGGTTCAACGACGCGGACGACCTCGAAGAGGTCCTGCAGTGGATGGACGCCAACACCGACGGTAAGCCGTACGGCGTCGACATCGTGATGCCCGCCAAGGTGCCCACCGAGGGCACGGCCGTCGACATCAACAAGCTGGTCCCGCAGACTCACCGCGACTTCGTCGCCAAGACGCTCGCCGACCTCGGTGTGCCACCCCTGGCCGAGGACGAGGCCCGCAACGAGGGCGTCCTGGGCTGGCTGCACTCGGTGGCGCGCAGCCACGTCGACGTCGCGCTCAAGCACCCGATCAAGCTCATCGCCAACGCGCTGGGTTCACCGCCCAAGGACGTCATCGACCAGGCACACCAGGCCGGTGTCCCGGTGGCGGCGCTCGCGGGCAGCGCCAAACACGCTCTGCGCCATGTGGAGAACGGTGTCGACATCGTCGTCGCGCAGGGGCATGAGGCCGGCGGACACACTGGCGAGATCGGTTCCATGGTGCTGTGGCCCGAGATCGTCGACGCGCTCGACGGCAAGGCCCCCGTGCTGGCCGCGGGTGGCATCGGCACGGGCCGCCAGGTCGCCGCGGCGCTCGCGCTGGGCGCGCAGGGCGTCTGGATGGGCTCGGCGTTCCTGACGTCGGCCGAGTACGACCTGGGCGTGCGGTTGGACTCCGGTCGCTCGGTGGTGCAGGAGGCCATGCTCAACGCCACGTCGGCCGACACCGTGCGCCGTCGCATCTACACCGGCAAGCCCGCGCGCCTGCTCAAGAGTCGCTGGACCGACGCGTGGGACGCCGAGGGCGCACCCGAACCGCTGCCCATGCCGCTGCAGAACATCCTGGTCAGCGAGGCCCATCAGCGGATGAGCGAGTCGAAGGACCCGACCGCGGTGGCCATGCCGGTCGGACAGATCGTCGGCCGGATGAACGAGATTCGCCCCGTCGCCGACATCATCGCCGAACTGGTGAGCGGTTTCGAGGACGCCACCAAGCGCCTCGACGGCATCCGCGAGAGCTGACCCGCCTCCTGCGCTCCGCCGAGACTGCTGTGAATGCGAAATAACTCTCGGAATTTCGCATTCGCAGCAGTTTCGCGGCCAGGGGAGGGTGGTGAGGGGACAGGATGGGGACTGTGAACGGTGCCCAAGCCCTCCTCGCCAGTCTGCTGAACCACGACGTCGACGTCTGCTTCGCCAATCCGGGCACCTCGGAGATGCACTTCGTGGCCGCCCTCGACCGGGTGCCCGCGATGCGCGGTGTGCTCGGCCTCTTCGAGGGCGTGGCCACCGGCGCCGCCGACGGCTACGCGCGGATGGCCGACAAACCCGCGGCGGTCCTGCTGCATCTCGGCCCAGGACTCGGCAACGGCCTGGCCAACCTGCACAACGCGCGGCGCGCGCACGTCCCGATGGTCGTAGTCGTCGGAGACCACGCGACCCACCACAAGAAGTACGACGCACCACTGGAATCCGACATTGACGCAGTGGCGGGCACGGTTTCGGGCTGGGTCCGTCGAACGCAACGCGTCGCCGACGTCGGCGTCGACGCTGCGGCCGCCATCGAGGCCAGCCGCAATGGAGAGATCGCCACGCTGATCCTGCCCGCCGACGTGTCGTGGTCCGAGGGCGGCGACCCCGCAGAACCCGGCCCGGTCTCGTCGGATCCGCAGGTCGACACCGATGCCGTGCGCGCCGCCGCGAAGGCGCTTCGGTCTGGGGATCCCACAGTCATCCTGATCGGCGGCGACGCCACGCGCGCGTCAGGTCTGTCGGCCGCGGTGCGCATCGCCGAGCGCACCGGTGCCCGTGTGCTGTGCGAGACATTCCCGACGAGGCTGGAGCGCGGCGCGGGTGTGCCGGCCGTCGACCGGCTCGCCTACTTCGCCGAGGCTGCCGAGGCGCAACTGGCGGGCACACAGCATCTGATCCTGGCCGGCGCCCGATCGCCGGTGTCCTTCTTCGCCTATCCGGGTAAGCGCAGCGACCTGGTGCCCGACGGCTGCGCCCCGCTCACCCTGGCAGGCCACCGGGGCGCCGCCGAGGCACTCGAACTCCTCGCCGACGAACTCGCTCCAGACACCACCGCCGCCCTCGCGCCTGCGGCGCGCCCGGAGCTGCCGACGGGACCGTTGACCGCGGTGTCCGTGGCCGCGGCTGTGGGTGCGATGCTGCCGGAGGGGACGGTCATCGTCGACGAATCCAACACCGCGGGTGTGATGTTGGCGGCCAGCACTGCCGGGGCGCCGGCGCACGACGTGCTGACGCTGACCGGTGGCGCCATCGGCTACGGAATGCCCGCGGCCATCGGCGCCGCGATCGCCGCCCCGGACCGGCCCATCCTGTCGCTGCAGGCCGACGGTTCGGCGATGTACACGGTGTCGGCGCTGTGGACCCAGGCCCGGGAGAACCTGAACGTGACGACCGTGATCCTCAACAACGGCGCCTATGACATCCTGCGCATCGAACTGCAGCGCGTGGGCGCCGAGAATGCCGACACACCCGGCCCGCGCGCACTCGATCTTCTCGACTTGGGCCGTCCGGCAATTGATTTCGTCAAGATCGCCGAGGGCATGGGAGTCCCGGCCCGGCGCGTCACCACGGCCGAGGACCTGACCGCTGCGCTCGCCGAGGCCTTCGCCGAAACCGGACCGCACCTGATCGAGGCCGTCATCCCGTCGATCGTCGGGTGAAACCCAGCACCTGATTGACGCGATGGGCCGAAACTACTCGGCCTTCTGGACAAGCCTTGTTCTGGGCGCCACCGAGAAGCGCGTCATCTCCGTCGGGTGATCGGGTACACCGGGTCGGGACATGAGGTGGCCTCGGCCGCCAACTGTCGTTTGAGCACCTTGAAGGTTTCGGTGCGGGGCAGTGCGGAGCTGACCCTGACGAACGACGGCCACTGCTTGGGGCCGAGATCGGTCTGCGCACTGAGGAACTCGTGGAACTCGCCGATGTCGAAGGGTGCCCCGTCGGCCAGCACGAGGGCCGCCATCACCTGATCACCCACGGCCGGATCGGGGATCGGGTACACGGCCACTT
The DNA window shown above is from Mycolicibacterium confluentis and carries:
- a CDS encoding Zn-ribbon domain-containing OB-fold protein, whose amino-acid sequence is MTASQSSPAQIADHEPPLSAPLKLSFDYTRSVGPILSQFFTALRERRVVGTRGSDGRVHVPPAEYDPVTYEQLTEIVPVASVGTVVSWTWQPEPLEGQPLDRAFAWALIKLDGADTALLHAVDVGAAGPSGISTGARVHVHWVDEPVGAITDIAYFALGDQAEDVPETGDDRDPVTMLVVPSTIEIQHTASRPESRFLRALEQGKLLGGRTGDDGKVYFPPKEADPATGRELDQFLELPDKGTVTTFAIINIPFAGQRIKPPYVAAYVLLDGADIPFLHLVTEIDAAEVRMGMRVEAVWRPQEEWGLGIDNIDHFRPTGEPDADYDTYKHHL
- a CDS encoding LLM class F420-dependent oxidoreductase, whose product is MKLGLQLGYWGAHAPSNHAELVAAAEDAGFDTVFTAEAWGSDAYTPLAWWGRETSRLRLGTSVVQLSARTPTACAMAALTLDHLSGGRHILGLGVSGPQVVEGWYGQKFPKPLARTREYIDIIRQVWAREAPVTSAGPHYPLPLSGEGTTGLGKALKPITHPLRADIPIMLGAEGPKNVALAAEICDGWLPIFYSPRLAPMYNEWLDEGFARPGARRSREDFEICATAQVVVTEDRPAVLELIKPHLALYMGGMGAEDTNFHADVYRRMGYSEVVDDVTKLFRAGRKDEAAKVIPDELVDDAAIVGDVDYVRKQIAAWEAAGVTMMVVGARSTEQIRDLVALM
- a CDS encoding acetoacetate decarboxylase family protein, whose product is MPDTSQHTIQGTVLTMPVRIRRADNHVAVFTVPLEAAQKMIDYSGLEAYPFLPGKAVVMLMLVRYHDGDLGKYHEFGTAVMVNPRGARLKGPAAFGSAAAFIHHLPVNQGFTLEAGRSIWGFPKIMADFTVREDRGFDFDVSENGQLIAGIEFGAGLPLPSRLTSAPRTMTQYSHLDGVTREIVSEMRNSGMRVRLGGARLRLGSHPYADELRALGLPKRAFATQSSANVEMTFGDATEITRESNNS
- a CDS encoding cytochrome P450, producing MTVTVLDVDLTDGNFYASGEARDAYKWMRANQPVFRDRNGLAAAASYQAVLDAERNPELFSSTGGIRPDQPGMPYMIDMDDPAHVLRRKLVNAGFTRKRVMDRLPSIEQLCDTLIDGVIERGECDYVRSIAAPLPMAVIGDMLGVRPEERDMLLKWSDDLVCGLSSHLDESAVQSLMETFAAYTAFTMDVIAKRRAEPTDDLFSVLVNSEVEGSRMSDDEIVMETLLLLIGGDETTRHTLSGGTEQLLRHRDQWDSLVADPSLLPGAIEEMLRWTSPVKNMCRTLTADTEFHGTSLKAGEKIMLMFESANFDESVFGDPDEFRIDRNPNSHLAFGFGTHFCLGNQLARLELRIMLEHVLRRMPDLRLVDEDRLPLRPANFVSGLEEMPVVFTPGVLS
- a CDS encoding crotonase/enoyl-CoA hydratase family protein is translated as MSEPEKGPDALVEQRGHTLIVTLNRPEARNALSTEMLSIMVEAWDRVDNDPDIRTCILTGAGGYFCAGMDLKSATKKPPGDSFKDGSYDPSRIDGLLKGRRLTKPLIAAVEGPAIAGGTEILQGTDIRIAGESAKFGISEAKWSLYPMGGSAVRLVRQIPYTIACDLLLTGRHITAAEALSYGLIGYVVPDGSALDKALEIAEVINNNGPLAVQAILKTIRETEGMHENEAFKPDTANGIPVFLSDDAKEGPLAFKEKRAPNFKMK
- a CDS encoding acyl-CoA synthetase, which codes for MALNIADLAEHAIDAVPDRVALICGDQKLTYAELEEKANRLAHYLIDQGVKKDDKVGLYCRNRIEIVVAMLGIVKAGAILVNVNFRYVEGELKYLFENSDMVALVHERRYADRVTNVLPETPNIKTVLVVEDGSDDDYQRYGGVEFEAALAQASPDRDFGPRSEDDIYLLYTGGTTGFPKGVMWRHEDIYRVLFGGTDFATGEPIADEYGLAKQAKENAPMVRLPIPPMIHGATQSATWMALFSGQTVVLAPEFDADQVWRMIHEHKVNLLFFTGDAMARPLLDALLAHQDAGNEYDLSSLFLLASTAALFSTSLKEKFLELLPNRIITDSIGSSETGFGGTSIVAKGESHTGGPRVTIDKNTVVLDEDGNEVKPGSGVRGIIAKRGHIPVGYYKDEKKTAETFQTINGVRYAIPGDYAEVEADGSVTMLGRGSVSINSGGEKIYPEEVEAALKGHPDVFDALVVGVPDERFGQHVAAVVQPREGTRPTLAELDAFARTQIAGYKVPRSLWLVDEVKRSPAGKPDYRWAKDTTEERTADEVHANHVGAKA
- a CDS encoding NAD(P)H-dependent flavin oxidoreductase, which produces MKTELTERFGIEYPIFVFTPSEKVAAAVSKAGGLGVLGCVRFNDADDLEEVLQWMDANTDGKPYGVDIVMPAKVPTEGTAVDINKLVPQTHRDFVAKTLADLGVPPLAEDEARNEGVLGWLHSVARSHVDVALKHPIKLIANALGSPPKDVIDQAHQAGVPVAALAGSAKHALRHVENGVDIVVAQGHEAGGHTGEIGSMVLWPEIVDALDGKAPVLAAGGIGTGRQVAAALALGAQGVWMGSAFLTSAEYDLGVRLDSGRSVVQEAMLNATSADTVRRRIYTGKPARLLKSRWTDAWDAEGAPEPLPMPLQNILVSEAHQRMSESKDPTAVAMPVGQIVGRMNEIRPVADIIAELVSGFEDATKRLDGIRES
- a CDS encoding acetolactate synthase large subunit, which encodes MNGAQALLASLLNHDVDVCFANPGTSEMHFVAALDRVPAMRGVLGLFEGVATGAADGYARMADKPAAVLLHLGPGLGNGLANLHNARRAHVPMVVVVGDHATHHKKYDAPLESDIDAVAGTVSGWVRRTQRVADVGVDAAAAIEASRNGEIATLILPADVSWSEGGDPAEPGPVSSDPQVDTDAVRAAAKALRSGDPTVILIGGDATRASGLSAAVRIAERTGARVLCETFPTRLERGAGVPAVDRLAYFAEAAEAQLAGTQHLILAGARSPVSFFAYPGKRSDLVPDGCAPLTLAGHRGAAEALELLADELAPDTTAALAPAARPELPTGPLTAVSVAAAVGAMLPEGTVIVDESNTAGVMLAASTAGAPAHDVLTLTGGAIGYGMPAAIGAAIAAPDRPILSLQADGSAMYTVSALWTQARENLNVTTVILNNGAYDILRIELQRVGAENADTPGPRALDLLDLGRPAIDFVKIAEGMGVPARRVTTAEDLTAALAEAFAETGPHLIEAVIPSIVG